One Frankia alni ACN14a DNA window includes the following coding sequences:
- the ftsX gene encoding permease-like cell division protein FtsX, with protein MRPGPLASLLWTGLRRNLAMTGAVIVTVTICLAMLGAGLLLRAQVHTIDGFLLDQIEVVVDLSDGITPAERSALEAEMRRDPLIVGVHYETKKQVYERFRRDFRGSPDVVAGVGPEDLPAALRLTLADPRASRDIVVTYTGLDGVEAVRDQRALLDPLYRFLDAFTVGAFTLAAVQALASFALIYTMIRISAHGRRRETAIMKLVGASNGTIRAPFVLESAVAGLAGGLLAAGVLVAAKVFLVDGQFARQTMFPLFGWSAVWESAVVVLAAGVVAAAVMASIALRRHLRV; from the coding sequence ATGCGCCCGGGCCCGCTGGCCTCGTTGCTGTGGACGGGGCTGCGCCGCAACCTCGCGATGACCGGGGCGGTGATCGTCACGGTGACGATCTGCCTGGCGATGCTCGGCGCGGGCCTGCTGCTGCGGGCCCAGGTGCACACCATCGACGGCTTCCTGCTCGACCAGATCGAGGTCGTCGTCGACCTCTCCGACGGCATCACCCCCGCCGAGCGGTCCGCACTGGAGGCGGAGATGCGCCGTGACCCGCTGATCGTCGGTGTGCACTACGAGACGAAGAAGCAGGTGTACGAGCGGTTCCGCCGCGACTTCCGGGGCTCGCCCGACGTCGTCGCCGGGGTCGGCCCCGAGGATCTGCCCGCGGCCCTGCGGCTGACCCTGGCCGATCCTCGGGCGTCGCGCGACATCGTCGTCACCTACACCGGGCTCGACGGGGTGGAGGCGGTCCGGGACCAGCGTGCCCTGCTCGATCCGCTCTACCGCTTCCTCGACGCCTTCACCGTCGGCGCCTTCACCCTGGCCGCCGTGCAGGCGCTCGCCTCGTTCGCGCTGATCTACACGATGATCCGGATCTCCGCGCACGGCCGCCGCCGGGAGACGGCGATCATGAAGCTGGTCGGGGCATCGAACGGGACGATCCGGGCGCCGTTCGTGCTGGAGAGCGCCGTCGCGGGGCTGGCCGGTGGGCTGCTCGCCGCCGGCGTGCTGGTCGCGGCGAAGGTGTTCCTGGTCGACGGCCAGTTCGCGCGGCAGACGATGTTCCCGCTGTTCGGCTGGTCCGCGGTCTGGGAGTCGGCGGTCGTGGTCCTCGCCGCCGGCGTGGTGGCCGCCGCGGTGATGGCGTCGATCGCACTGCGCCGCCACCTGCGCGTCTGA